One segment of Mastomys coucha isolate ucsf_1 unplaced genomic scaffold, UCSF_Mcou_1 pScaffold23, whole genome shotgun sequence DNA contains the following:
- the Apoa5 gene encoding apolipoprotein A-V — protein sequence MAAVITWALTLLSVLATTQARKSFWEYFSQNSQGKGMMGQQQKLAQESLKGSFEPDLYNMNNFLEKLGPLRGPEKELPPLAQDPEGIRKQLQRELGEVSARLEPYMAAKHQQVGWNLESLRQQLKPYTVELMEQVGLSVQELQEQLRLVGEDTKAQLLGGVDEALNLLQEMQSRVLHHTDRVKELFHPYAERLVTGIGHHVQELHRSVAPHAAASPARLSRCVQTLSHKLTLKAKDLHTSIQRNLDELRDELSAFLRVSTDGAEEGDSLDPQAVSEEVRQRLQAFRHDTFLQIAAFTQAIDQETEEIQHQLAPPPPSHSAFAPELGHSDSNKALSRLQSRLDDLWEDIAYGLHDQGHSHLSDSEGHSR from the exons ATGGCTGCAGTCATCACTTGGGCCCTCACCCTCCTCTCAG TGTTGGCAACCACTCAGGCACGGAAGAGCTTCTGGGAGTATTTcagccagaacagccagggcaaaGGCATGATGGGCCAGCAGCAGAAGCTGGCACAAGA GAGCCTGAAAGGTAGCTTCGAGCCAGACCTCTACAATATGAACAATTTCCTAGAAAAGCTGGGACCCTTGAGGGGACCTGAGAAGGAGCTTCCTCCACTGGCCCAGGATCCAGAAGGCATTCGGAAACAGTTGCAGCGGGAGCTGGGGGAAGTGAGCGCGCGCCTGGAGCCCTACATGGCTGCGAAGCACCAGCAGGTAGGCTGGAACTTGGAGAGCTTGAGGCAGCAGCTGAAACCCTACACAGTGGAGCTGATGGAGCAGGTAGGCCTGAGTGTACAGGAGCTTCAAGAGCAGCTGCGCCTGGTGGGAGAAGACACCAAGGCCCAGCTCCTGGGGGGCGTGGACGAGGCGTTGAACCTGCTGCAGGAAATGCAGAGTCGAGTGCTGCACCATACAGACCGAGTCAAAGAGCTCTTCCACCCTTATGCAGAACGCTTGGTGACTGGAATTGGGCACCATGTGCAGGAGCTGCACAGGAGCGTTGCTCCTCACGCGGCTGCCAGCCCCGCGCGACTCAGTCGTTGCGTGCAAACCCTGTCCCACAAACTCACACTTAAGGCAAAGGACCTGCACACCAGCATTCAACGCAATCTGGACGAGCTGCGCGACGAGCTCAGTGCCTTCCTCCGTGTCAGCACAGATGGGGCAGAAGAAGGAGACTCCCTGGACCCTCAGGCTGTCTCCGAGGAGGTCCGCCAGAGACTGCAGGCTTTTCGACATGATACCTTCCTGCAGATTGCTGCATTCACTCAGGCCATtgatcaggagacagaggaaatcCAGCACCAGCTAGCACCACCCCCACCTAGCCACAGTGCCTTCGCTCCTGAGTTGGGACACTCAGACAGTAATAAGGCCCTGAGCAGACTGCAGAGCCGACTGGATGACCTGTGGGAAGATATCGCCTATGGCCTTCATGATCAGGGCCATAGTCATCTGAGTGACTCTGAGGGTCACTCACGTTAA